The DNA segment CGGAGATATAAAAATTACAAGCGACGGAGAAAAAATAAATTTTAAATAATTAACTTTGACATTTTTAGCGCTTTTATCTATGATACTTTAATTGTTTAAAATTTTTTAAAAATATGGAACATCCTAAAAAAGAACGGACATTAGTCATTATTAAACCAGACGGAGTGCAGAGAACTTTGATCGGCGAAATTATTCATCGTTACGAACGAACGGGCTTGAAGATAGCGGCACTTAAAATGACGATTCCTGACGAAAAAACAGTAGAGAAACATTATACGGTTGATCCGGATTGGATTAGAAAAGTTGGGGAAAAATCAATTGTGTCTTATGAAAAAAAAGGTCTCGTGGCGCCATACAAAGATCCCGAAGAATGTGGTCGGGCGGTTTTGGTCCGTCTCAAGAAATATTTGACGACTGGTCCTGTGATCGTCATGATTTGGCAGGGGAATAAAGCGGTTGGAATTATTAGAAAACTTACCGGCGGAACAGAGCCTTTGACTTCAGATGTTGGGACAATCCGTGGCGATTTCACGGTTGACTCATACGATATGAGCGATTTGGACGACAGGGCAATTAGAAATCTTATTCACGCTTCAGGCAGCGTGGAGGAGGCGGAAAAAGAAATTGATATTTGGTTTAAGGAAAATGAAATTTTGAAATACAATCTTGTGCAGGATAAAATGTTATACGACGTGAATGTTGACGGAATAATGGAGTAGGGTTGACAAATTTTGT comes from the Patescibacteria group bacterium genome and includes:
- a CDS encoding nucleoside-diphosphate kinase, translated to MEHPKKERTLVIIKPDGVQRTLIGEIIHRYERTGLKIAALKMTIPDEKTVEKHYTVDPDWIRKVGEKSIVSYEKKGLVAPYKDPEECGRAVLVRLKKYLTTGPVIVMIWQGNKAVGIIRKLTGGTEPLTSDVGTIRGDFTVDSYDMSDLDDRAIRNLIHASGSVEEAEKEIDIWFKENEILKYNLVQDKMLYDVNVDGIME